Below is a genomic region from Apodemus sylvaticus chromosome 14, mApoSyl1.1, whole genome shotgun sequence.
TGCACCATAGATCAGcactttcttttcattgtttttatgtaAAACTTCTGGCAGCACCTTGGGgagccttcctttctcctccctttgctgcaggaggaagtatcTGCTCCCTGGAATTCTGACCTGTGGACGGGACCCTGGCTAAAGCCTGTGCTGGACACTCTAGATTGACCTCACCTCTACTCCAGGCTGGCTAATCGTGAAAAGTGGACTCATGTCTGGCTTATCTGGGCTTTGTTACGGGCCCGAAGAGAAACCACCTTCTCCCTGCCTCACTCCTCAGCAAAGAGGCGAAATCCAGTGGAATTGTTACATGCTCCTGAGGTGGGGCCTCGAACTGCTTTCTCGGTCAAATAACTTTGTTTCTGGTTGTAAAGGGCATGGGGGGGGGTGGACTCTAGAGAAATTGCCGACGTAAGGCTGTACGGGGGTGGGTCACCTCGGGGTTTAACTTTCGAGCTCCCAGCCAGTCTCTTTCTCCGCTCCCAGAAGGGAAATAGCAGGCTATTCTGGCACGTTTTCCCCTTAAGCTTCATTTTCCAAAGAAAAGAGGGGTGGGGTATATCTATTTGAGCTTgataatgttttttaaatgctttcctttgaaACGATAATAGCTGTATCggtaaaatgcaaataaagcaaaaataggCAGTATTTCTTTAAAGGGGAATATacggtgcttttttttttttttttttttttttttttttttttttcgtacATACACTGCTTCTGATGAAGTCTGTGAGTCAGGCTGTTTCTGAGCTCCGATAGTTTAATGGAAAGATTTATATACCGGCTGTATTATTTACTTTGGGAGGGGAGGTGGCAGTATAAGGGTATGCTAATTAGTAGGAGattttggggggaaggggtggaATATCAATTTTTATTGCATCACCTGTCAGGAGTGTCCAATCAGCGTTGGCTTTAGGGGAATTAATTGATGAAGGTGTCTCCGGACGAGCTCACTTCACTCTGTCATTTTATTTGTAGCTAAAGCAGCGGCGGGAATAGCAGctgcatttcttttctctttctcccttcacaTTCCATTATCATAGTGCTCCAatggagaaggaaggagtagcGGGGCCCAGGTACTGATCCGCATCGAGGACTCAGACCAACACACTGGCAGATCTGAAACCGGATGgtcttttccctcttttttaaaaaaacgaaaaccaaaaaaaaagcgaGAATCAAGTCAGTGTAATTTCATGGGGTTTTTCTCCCCCCTAGTAATTCGCCTAGAGTTTGGCACTCCCTTCGCCGGGAATAACagtctttgttattttattagCAGGATGCCTTGAGACACACGCAGCATCTGGCGGAGGattaacatacatacatgtgtatgtatgcgtcACGTATATATTTACTGCAAATGGTGGGGATCATTTAGTGCCCGAGATGGGAGACCTGAAGTCAGGTTTCGAAGAGGTGGATGGCGTGAGGCTCGGCTACCTCATCATTAAAGGAAAGCAAATGTTTGCTCTCTCCCAAGTCTTCACAGATCTGCTGAAAAACATCCCGAGGACGACCGTGCACAAGCGCATGGATCATCTGAAAGTGAAAAAGCACCACTGCGATCTGGAGGAGTTGCGGAAACTCAAAGCAATCAACAGTATCGCCTTCCACGCGGCCAAATGCACGCTCATCTCCCGGGAAGACGTAGAAGCGCTCTACACCTCCTGCAAAACCGAGCGTGTGCTCAAGACCAAGCGAAGGAGGGTCGGTCGGGCCCTGGCCACAAAGGCGCCGCCGCCAgagcgcgccgccgccgccgccagccCCCGCCCGGCTTTTTGGAAGGACAAGCACCAACTTTGGCGGGGCCTGAGCGGAGCCGCGCGGCCCCTGCCAATCAGCGCGCAGTCCCAGCGTCcgggcgccgccgccgccgcgcgcCCCGCCGCCCATCTACCTCAGATTTTTAGCAAATACCCGGGCTCGCACTACCCGGAGATCGTTCGCTCGCCTTGCAAACCCTCTTTAAACTATGAAACTGCCCCGCTCCAGGGAAACTACGTCGCCTTCCACTCGGACCCCGCTTATTTTCGGAGCCTGCTGTGCAGCAAGCACCCcgctgcagccgccgccgccgccggggcCACTTGCTTGGAGAGGTTTCATCTGGTCAACAGCTTCTGCCcgcctccccaccaccaccatcaccaccaccaccatcatcatcaccatcaccaccggGCCCAGCAGCCAACGCCGAGTCACCACCCCCCTCACCACCACCGGCCGCAGCCCCATCTAGGAAGCTTTCCCGAGAGTTGTAGCAGCGACTCCGAGTCCAGCTCCTACTCCGACCATGCAGCCAATGACTCGGATTTTGGCTCCAGTTTATCCAGCTCCAGCAACTCGGTGTCCtcggaggaagaggaggaggaaggagaggaggaggaagaggaggaggaggaagaggggggtaGCGGAGCCTCCGATTCCAGTGAAATCAGCTCCGAGGAGGAGGACTCCTCCACCGAATCAGACTCCAGCTCCGGGTCCAGCCAAGTGTCAGTGCAGAGTATCCGTTTCAGGCGCACCAGCTTCTGCAAGCCTCCCAGTGTGCAGGCGCAGGCCAACTTCTTATACCATCTGGCCTCCGCCGCCGCTGCAACCAAACCCGCTGCTTTCGAGGATGCCGGCCGACTTCCCGACCTCAAGAGTAGTGTCAAAGCCGAGTCGCCAGAGGAGTGGAATCTGCAGAGCTGGGCTCCCAAAGGGGCTCCGGTGTACTGCCCGGCCAGCATGGGGAATTGTTTCCCAGAGATAAGAAACGATAGGGTATCTGAGATTACATTCCCACACTCTGAAATTTCCAATACTGTAAAAAGAACTGACCTGACAATTAACTGCCTGGCAGAGGGGGCCTCTTCACCTAGCCCAAAGACAAACAATGTATTTCCACAACAAAGAATACTCCGAGAGGCTAGGAAATGCCTACAAGCAACTCCAACTACACACTGTGCAGAAAACAACACAATAGCTGCTAGGTTCTTAAATAATGATTCTTGCGGAACAGCAGCAAATTCAGGCAAAGATTCCAAAATCCCTCATTGTCCTGAATTTGCTACGGATTTGCCCTCTCCTCAAACTGATCCCGGAGTGGatgcagcaacagcagcagcagcagctaaaGCTGAGAGTCTCTGCACTGACATGGGCGACAAGACATTGCCATTTCTGCACAATATTAAAATCAAAGTAGAAGACAGTAGTGCTAATGAAGAGTATGAACCTGATCTTATTACAAATAAACTAAAGTGGGAGTGCAATGATACCGAGGGTGAGTTTTACAGTATGactgagaagaaagaggaggacgCCTTGGTACCCACAGCCAAGGAAGGTTTTGCATGCCCTGAGAAAGAAACGCCTTCCTTAAATCCACTGGCTCAGAGTCAGGGCCTCTCATGCACTTTAGGATCTCCAAAACCTGAGGATGGGGAATATAAATTTGGTGCCAGGGTGAGAAAAAATTACCGGACACTAGTACTGGGCAAACGAGCAGTTCTTCAGACACCTCCAGTCAAACCAAATTTGAAATCAGCTAGAAGCCCTCGTCCTACAGGTAAAACTGAGACACATGAAGGAACACTGGATGACTTTACAGTTTTAAACAGACGCAAAAAGGTAGCCAGCAATGTAGCATCAGCAGTGAAAAGACCATTTAATTTCATGGCAAATTTTCCTTGTCCACCCTCACTCATTGTTGGGAAGGATGGGGATTTGTGGCCTGCGTATTCCTTAAACACCACTAAGGATTCCCACCCTCCTCACAAGGCCCATCCTATATGGAAATGGCAGCTGGGCGGCTCTGCAATACCTCTTCCACCTAGTCACAAATTCAGGAAATTTAAttcataaaaaaaatgttttggaagaTATTTTCTTGAACCCTATTACCTTCCTTTTGTTGTAAACTGCACAGGATGGCTTGTACCAAGTCCATTAATGGTGTTACACCCCTTTTGGAGTCCTGGTTTATCGCATTTTGAAGACAGAAATCGGATTACTTTTTTTCCCAttgcgggtttttttttttttttagggtgggggcggggtgggagaaGGGTTGGTTTACATACCACAGACTACTTCAGGCTAAAGACTCAAGTAAAACTCAGTTATTATGGTAGAGCTGGAACACTTTACTGTTTCAATGCTAATAATGCACCGGTACCTCAATTCAACTGCTACAAATAAATGTCAAAAGGTTGAATAATAAATATTACAATGAGCCATTAAGTTTATGCACTAGATTTCAGACCTGAAAGTGTAACTGGTATTCAGTGAAAGTTTGTTAGGTTACATGGTTACACATGAGGTAGCAAGAAGTTTCTGTGAGCCCAAATGTAATTTTCTGGAGCTCTTATTTGGGGgtgtgtgtcatttttttttttataaaaaacaaatacaaaaacccTGATTCCCTTTCCAAGAGTAGTTgcacttaactttttttttaatggaaagatTGGGGTATGAGTCCTGATTGGATGCTGATTTAAAAGCTGCCTCTTGTgtgagaagtaaaaaaaaaaaaaaaaatatgttttttaaggatgtgctttttttttctttttctttttttttaacctttcagtCACTCCTTGCAATTGGAAAAGTCCTTCTGTGCTCTCACCCAAACATTTAAATTAGGGTGACTCTTGCTGTGCTCCTGCTTGTCTTCTGATCTGAAGATAACTCTTCAAGCTttcaaaacaattaaaacatttctcttaATAGCAGGATGTTTAATGGTCTAACTCATCCTAGTGACCAAGCAGTAAACACAACCAAGAAAAAGAGTTGTGACACCTAAGTGAAACATAACTGATTTCAGGGCTTTTGGTATCAGAACTCAGGCACTTGGATTTTATTACCTTATGCTTTTTTCTGCATCTCTCTAAACTTCTGTTTCAGGCCATCCTGTGTATAGAACAGGAGAATTTCTACTGCAAGTGACAATCAGAGGTGACTATCTATATTTGCACTTAAATATCAAAGTAGTTCCACATGCAAATGGTCTCCCCCTTGGTAAGGCCATGCTGGTGTACTGTGTTGTAAAGATGAGAGCAGTAAATCAAAATTATGGAAATTTGCACTGTTGAAAAGCATGCTTTagctttattttcaattaaaaacactGTTTAAAATTCCTGGTTCCATACATTTCTACTTATTCCAGATTGAAGAAGGGTTAACAAGAATGAATGGCTTTGTTGACATTTTCACTTGTAATGTTTTTGCCTGAAAGAAATGCATTTATTGGGTGCAGTGTTTTGTGGTAATACTTTGTGATGAGACCAATCAGGTTCTGGGCATAACCCTGGCACACTTCCTTCCAAATAACAGAAAAACTTTCAAACTTGTTATAGAACAACTATTAAAAAAGTTTCATATTTAAGAAAGTAAAGCAAAGATCAGCTGTTATTTTGATGAAAGTTGAATCTAGTAATTCTTGGGTCACCAAATTATGTATCTTAGATCCTTGTTATCTTTAGTCTAAGAGGTTGCATCTATAGACCATaaatcacaaagcaaaacaaaacaccaatgaaatGTTTACTGTGTGAATTTAAATCATTATTTCTCATGGAAATTCAGCTATTTATTTTCCTTAACCTTTTCAttcctacccccccccctttgAAAATTTCCTTTTGTCTATAAATGTTTCAGATAGTTCTGGATGGCCTCAGACCTAATTACTGTGTGTGATCTGTGGTTTTCCTCCTGTTGTAAAGGACAGAGGCTGAGAATACCCGCATCCAAATACACGTGGATGGAGTGAACGGATGCTTTGAACTGCCTTCCTCTCCTTGAATGTTGCCAGATGTAGGctcactggatttttttttttttttttactttattagaaTTATAGATATGGTCAAAGTAAAAACTGGGGGATGTTATTCTTGAAttcatgtttgtatatatttccAAAGACTAGTCCGTAGTATTCTCAGTTAAAAGTCCCAGAAATCTGAACTGGTTTCTGAGCTTGAGTCCTTTCCTCTTTGGAAGGCAATGCAGAATTTGGGGGCAGTGGGTtgtctttataaagaaaaacaaaacaaaacaaagaacaaaagcaaagcagTCTGTAAAAAGTATGACACCCACACAGGGGAAGTCTGTAATTTCCACTCTTTAATTAGTGACAAGAAGAGAAAGTTCAAGTACAGAGACTACTGCATTTAGACCAGGGTGTTCCTTGGTGGCTACAGACTGGTACCAAATTATAAACTGAGGATCTATTTCAAGTCTACAGACCATGAGTGTGGAAGACTGTAAGAtggaataaatacaaaataagacaaatatcCCATGGAATTTTGGACAAAATATGAGGCTCCAGCTTGGACACTTGGTCCCTAATCCTCAGAGTATCGAGAGGTTCAGCTTCTAGGAGCTGCTAATGAGCAGAATGGGGTAGGCAGGCTGAGTGAAGCCATCAAGAGGGAAGATTGTGAGTAGTCAACATAAATTTTATCCCACGCTGTTCCTGTAAGACATCAGCCACAGCAAACCCTGAGTTAGGGGTTTCAAACTCCTAACTAGGTATATCACCTAGTCTCAGTGTGCAAATATAAGGGGATCTTTCCATTCCAAG
It encodes:
- the Skida1 gene encoding SKI/DACH domain-containing protein 1 → MGDLKSGFEEVDGVRLGYLIIKGKQMFALSQVFTDLLKNIPRTTVHKRMDHLKVKKHHCDLEELRKLKAINSIAFHAAKCTLISREDVEALYTSCKTERVLKTKRRRVGRALATKAPPPERAAAAASPRPAFWKDKHQLWRGLSGAARPLPISAQSQRPGAAAAARPAAHLPQIFSKYPGSHYPEIVRSPCKPSLNYETAPLQGNYVAFHSDPAYFRSLLCSKHPAAAAAAAGATCLERFHLVNSFCPPPHHHHHHHHHHHHHHHRAQQPTPSHHPPHHHRPQPHLGSFPESCSSDSESSSYSDHAANDSDFGSSLSSSSNSVSSEEEEEEGEEEEEEEEEEGGSGASDSSEISSEEEDSSTESDSSSGSSQVSVQSIRFRRTSFCKPPSVQAQANFLYHLASAAAATKPAAFEDAGRLPDLKSSVKAESPEEWNLQSWAPKGAPVYCPASMGNCFPEIRNDRVSEITFPHSEISNTVKRTDLTINCLAEGASSPSPKTNNVFPQQRILREARKCLQATPTTHCAENNTIAARFLNNDSCGTAANSGKDSKIPHCPEFATDLPSPQTDPGVDAATAAAAAKAESLCTDMGDKTLPFLHNIKIKVEDSSANEEYEPDLITNKLKWECNDTEGEFYSMTEKKEEDALVPTAKEGFACPEKETPSLNPLAQSQGLSCTLGSPKPEDGEYKFGARVRKNYRTLVLGKRAVLQTPPVKPNLKSARSPRPTGKTETHEGTLDDFTVLNRRKKVASNVASAVKRPFNFMANFPCPPSLIVGKDGDLWPAYSLNTTKDSHPPHKAHPIWKWQLGGSAIPLPPSHKFRKFNS